DNA from Hwangdonia lutea:
GATGGTACAACAAGTACAATCCCGTCGTTCCACAATAGTGTTAGTGAATATACGGCTTCAAATTTTAATTATACGTTCGAAACATTTGCCAGTTATAATTTTAGCTTAAACGATGTCCATAATTTTGATGTGGTTTTAGGTTTGGCTCGAAGTAAATCTACAGGACATGGTTTTGGTGCCAGCAGACAAGATGTAAGAGATAACTCTTGGGCTTGGGCGGATATTAGTGCTGCTACGGGTGTAAATACCAAATTAAACACCAATGCCTATACAGGGTATAGCTACCAAAACTTAGAGCGTAGAAACATGTCTTTCTTTAGCAGGGTTAATTACGATTATAAAGACACGTATTTAGCATCGTTTTCTGCAAGACGAGATGGCTCTATAGCTTTTGGTGATGATAATAAGTTTGCCAATTTCTTTGCAGGCTCTTTAGGATGGGTTGTAACCAACGAAGATTTCTTCAATTCAGAGTCTATTAATTTCTTAAAGATTAGAGGAAGTTATGGTACAGTTGGTAACGAAAACGTAAATCCGCAATATGTGGGTATTTCGGTTGGCGGACCAAGTTATAACTCTACCGCAAATAGTAATGGATATACCTTTGGAACCGAGTTTGTTCCTGGTGCTACGGTAAATTCATTTAGCAACCCAACATTAAGTTGGGAGGAGCAAACACAATATAATGTAGGGTTTGATGCTACCTTATTTGATAACCTATCTATAACTGCCGATTATTTTAACAAGTCTGTTGAAGGATTGTTATTTACAGATGCCCCGCCACTTTATGCGGGTACTTCAGAACCTGTTACATCAAACATTGGAAGTACGGAAAGTAAGGGTTTAGATTTAACTTTAGGGTATAGGACAAACGGAGACGATTTTAAATTCAATACCTCATTCACGTTCACAACGTCTAAAAACTTGGTAACCGCAACAAATACCGATGGTACTGCATTTGTACCGGGTGGTGGTTATTTTAATGGTCAAGCCCATAATGCAACACGCTTCCAAAAAGGCTTTACACCGGGGTATTTCTATGGTTTTGAAACCAATGGGTTATTCCAAAATCAAGCTGAAATTGATGCGCATGCCACACAAACCGGTGCACAGCCAGGAGATATTCGCTTTGTAGATATCAATAACGACGGCATCATAAATGATGATGATAAAACAAAAATTGGAGATCCGTTTCCTGATTTCACTTTAGGTTGGAATTTAGGATTTGAGTACAAAGACTTCGATTTAAGCATGTTTACTTACGCTTCTGTTGGAAACGATATATTTAGAGCCTACGAGCGTAATGCCATATACACGAATAAAGACAGAAGTATTTTAAACCGATGGACAGGAGAAGGCACGACAAACGACGCTAAAAATCCACGATATACTTTTGCCGATTCCAATAGTAATATCAGGCCATCAGACCGATATATTGAAGACGGTAGTTTTATTAAAATTAAGAGTTTAATTTTAGGATACACACTACCAGAGAACTCCAATAATGTATTTAGTAAAGTGCGTATTTATGCGCAAGCTAAAAACTTATTAACACTTACGGAATATACAGGCTACGACCCTGAGATATCCGGTGGTATTTTAGATACAGGTATAGACAGAGGTGCTTATCCGCAGGCAAGAACATTTCTAATTGGTTTAGACCTTAAATTTTAACATCCAAAAATAAATTAGTATGAAAAATATAAAAAACAGTATAGTATTAACCATGATACTTTCAATCTTTGTTGGTTGTTCAGATGTTGTTGAATTCGACCCGCACGATGAGTATCAAGTTACCGAGGCTGATTATCTGCAAACAGAATCAGACTACCGGACTATGGCAGTGAGCTGTTATACACCAACACAATGGTTAAATCAAATGGTGGTTATTGGCGATATTGCATCAGATAATGCCGTTGCAGGTGGCGAAAACGCTTCTGATGTATTATCGTTGCAAAATATTGATGATTACGATTATCAGCTTTTAGCAAACAATTCAACACTTCAAGATTTATGGCTATCGGCTTACGAAGGAATCAATAGAACCAATTATTTAATAAGTTACAAAGATGTTAATCTATTGGGTAACACCGTAAATTTTGAAGGTAAGGAAGCACTTTTTGGCGAAGTTCGTTTTTTAAGAGCTTATTATTATTTCAATTTGGTTAGAATGTTTGGTGATGTGGTGTTGTTTACCGATCGTAAATTAGGCATCACAGATTTTGGAACATTACAAAGATCGCCTAAAGCAGAGGTATACGCACAAATAGAAACCGATTTAACAAATGCTATTAGTGTTTTGCCAACATCGGCTTCGCAGCAAGGGCGTATAACAAAATATGCCGCTCAAGCTTTATTGGGTAAAGTGTATTTGTATCAGGAAAAATTTGACTTAGCGGCACCTATGCTCGAAAATGTGGTAAATGGTCCATTTAGCTTAGTGCCTAATTTTGATGATATCTTTTTATTTGAAGGTGAAAATGGCCCAGAATCAATTTACGAAGTACAATACTCAAACGGTTCACCGTATTATAACTGGGGTGGGCAAACAAGAGGTCAAGGTAATTATGCTGTACAGCAATGTGGTGTAAGAGGTTTAAGTGGTTCTGCAGATATGCCATACAATGCCGGTTGGAGTACAAATTTACCAACACAGGATTTAGCAGCTGCTTATGAAGATGGCGACCAAAGAAAAGACGCTACTGTTTTTGATGTTGCTGCTTATGCCGCAGATAACCCAAGTCTTAATGTTACTTTTCAAGTGGCACCTTTTAAAAATACCGATTTGTATAATAAAAAGTATTTACCAAGAAAAGGACAAACTAGCGGACAAATAGAATTGAATTACGAAAACAATCAACGTATTATCCGTTTTGCAGACGTGTTATTAATGGCAGCAGAAGCTAATTTAAGAGCGTCAAATGGTAGTGCTGCTAAAGCACAAACCTATTTGGATATGGTAAGAGATAGAGCTTTTGGCGATACAAACCATAGAGTTACTGCAACCGTGCAAGCTATATGGGATGAAAGACGATTGGAGTTGGCTATGGAAGGCGATCGTTTTTTCGATTTAGTGAGAACAGGTCAAGCAGCTACAGTTTTAGGAAGCGGTTATAGCACAGCTACAAAAGGATTGTTCCCTATACCTCAAAGAGAAATTGATCTTTCAGGATTAACACAAAATGACGGCTATTAATAACTAAAAAAACAAATTTATGAAAACATTAAAATATATTTTTAGCACGATTTTAATTATAACTTTGGTATGGAGTTGTGAGGAAAACGTGTTTGGTGATACAGATTTCCTTGAAAGCACTAAGGCGCCCACAAATCTTTCGGCTGCAGTTAGTGTTTCACAGGACAATTCCGGGGCAGTAACCATTACACCATTAGGTGAAGGGGTTGCAAGTTATAGTATTGACTTAGGCGATGGCTCTGACATAGAAGAAGGAATTACCCCAGGCAATAGTGTTGAGCATGTTTATGAAGAAGGAACGTATGATGCAACCATCACAGCAGCTAGCGTAAACGGATTAACAACATCCATCACTCAGCCTATAGTGGTGTCGTTTAAAGCACCGGAAAATCTGGTTGTAACCATCGAGAACGATGCCGCAATCTCTAAGCAGGTTAACGTATCGGCAACAGCAGATTTTGCGCTATCTTTTGAAGCGTATTTTGGAGAACCGGGAAATGATGAACCTGTTCCTTTTAATATTGACGAAACGATATCATATCAATATGCAGAAGCTGGAACATACACCATTAGAGTGGTAGCTATGAGTGCAGCCATTGCAACTACCGAGTATACGGTAGATTTTGATGTAACCGCGATTTTACAACCATTGGAAGCTGCTCCTGCGCCTATTAGAGCACAGGCGGATGTGATTTCAATCTATAGTGATTCTTATACAAATCCAGACCCCATTGATTACAATCCAAATTGGGGGCAATCAACAACCTATACTCAAATACAGGTTGATGGAAATAACATGATTCAATATGGCGATATTACTTATCAAGGTATCGATTTTTCTAGTGTGGCTGTTGATGCTTCGGCTATGGAGTATATTCACGTTGATGTATGGACGGCACAAGCAGATTTTAATGCAAAAATATCTCCTATTAGTGCAGGACCAAATGAAACCGCTTACGATTTAGAGTTAACTCAAGATCAATGGACGTCTTTTGATATTCCTTTATCTGCCTTTACAGATCAAAATCCATTGGTAGACTTTTCAAATATTATTCAATTTAAGTTTGAAGGAGCACCATCAGAAGGCGGTACTATTTTTATAGACAACCTTTACTTTTATAAAGTACCAACAGCCGTAGATACAGGTATTGTAGGAACATGGAAATTGTCTCCTACAGCTGGTGCACTAGGTGTAGGCCCATCAGTTGGAGATATCAGTTGGTGGAATTGCGATGACACCTGCGTTTCAGACAGAGCTTGTTATTATGATGATGCTTATGTGTTTAATCAAGACGGCTCTTTCCAAAATGTTTTAGGTACAGATACTTGGGTTGAACCTTGGCAAGGTGGTAGTGATGCTTGTGGAGCACCTGTGGCACCTCACGATGGCTCAAACGCTGCAACTTACGTTTATGATGAAAATGCAGGAACGGTAACTTTAAACGGAGTAGGTGCTTTTATAGGCTTACCAAAAGCAACCAATACAGGCGAACTTACTAGTCCTGGCGATGCACCAGCATCAGTTACTTACAACGTTACTTTTGTCGACCCAAATACATTATCGGTATATATTGAAACCGGTGCAGGTGTATTCTGGCAGTATACTTTAGTAAGAGATGGGGTGGTTAGTTCACCATTAACAGGAACATGGCAAATGGCACAAGAGGCAGGGTCATTAGGTGTAGGACCAGCTTTAGGGGATATCTCATGGTGGAACTGCGACGATGCTTGTGTTTCAGGAAGAGCATGTTACTACGATGATGCTTATGTGTTTGGAGCCGACGGTTCTTTTCAAAATGTATTGGGAACCGATACGTGGGTAGAACCATGGCAAGGTGGTAGTGATGCCTGTGGAGCGCCTGTAGCACCACACGATGGCTCAAATCCGGCAACATTCACCTACGATTCCGGCATATTAACATTAAATGGCGTAGGTGCTTATATTGGCTTGCCCAAAGCAACAAATACAGGCGAACTTTCTAGCCCTGGCGATGCACCAGCATCAGTTGCTTATAATGTGTCTTTTATAGATAATAATACTATAAGTGTGTCTATTGAAGCTGGAGCAGGTGTATTTTGGCAATATAAGTTAGTAAGAATCTAAAAAAATTAAATTATGAAAAACATAAAATATTATATCGGAATGTTTCTGGCACTAGCTTTTGTATTTACTAGTTGTCAAGATGATGATATCTCAATGGGCGAATTAATTGCCCCGTCTAATGTAACCATTTCTGCAGAAGTTATTGGAGTAGATGCAAGTAACCCAAATGGGGATGGCTCTGGATTTGTAGATTTTTCTGCAACGGCAGACAATGAAATAAGTTACCATTATGATTTTGGTGATGGTAAATCCGAAATATCTTCTACAGGAAAAATAACCCATAGATATACAACCACGGGAGTGAATACGTATACGGTTGTTGTTAGTGCCATTGGCGCAGGAGGAGTTAAATCGAGTACTTCTTTGGAAGTTGAGGTGTTTAGTTCATTCTCCGACCTTGAAGCTGTTGATATGATGGCTGGAAAAGTAATTGGAGGCACTAAAACATGGTATTGGGCTTCTAATTTACCCACTCATGTTGGTTTAGGTCCTGTTGAAGATGACTATGGAGGAGGTGAGTTTGCTTGGGAAGCGTGGTGGAATTCCATTGGACCTTGGGACGAAGAAAAATCATGTATGTACACAAACGAATTTGTATTTACACGATTAGAAGAAGGCTTAACATTCGAGCAAACCGTTGGTCCTGCATTTATACCAGGAACTTATGCTGGTGATTTAGGTGTTGCTGGCGATACCTGCCATGATGAAACCGTAGCGACAACCATGTTTGGTGTTAAAAATGTATCCTTTGCACCGTCTTCATCAAAAGCGGCCCTTGAAGGATCGTATAACGAAGCGCCTTACAGAGGGACTAGTTTTGAAATTGCCGATGGCGGATTTATGGGATGGTTTGTTGGAGCACATACTTATGATATTATTTCAATTACCGATGATTTTTTAATTGTTAGAATTATTCAAACCGGTAACGGATTTGCATGGTATCATAAATTCACCTCTGTAAAACCAGAAGAAGGCGCGGTAGAGGAATTTGAATCTCAGTACAACACACTGGTTTGGTCTGATGAGTTTGATACAGACGGTACTCCCGATCCGGCAAACTGGACCTACGATACCGGCGCTGGTGGCTGGGGGAACCAAGAAGTACAAACATACACTACCAATGCAGAAAATGTAACGGTTAGCGGTGGTTCTCTTATTATAACAGCAAAAGCCGATGGAAGCGGAGGTTATACCTCAGCAAGAGTAAAATCTCAAGGTTTACAAGCGTTTACTTACGGAAGAGTTGAGTTTAGAGCCAAATTACCAAGCTCTCAAGGAACTTGGCCTGCATTGTGGATGTTGGGCGAAAGCTTTTCTACCGTTGGTTGGCCAAGGTGTGGAGAGATTGATGTGATGGAGCAAACAGGTTGGGACAAAGGAACAACTTTAGGCACATTGCACTGGTTCGATACAGGAACAAACGGCAACGCGTCTTATGGCGAAACAACATCGATAGGCGATGCGTCTTCAGAGTTTCATTTATATTCTTTAGAATGGACCGAAGACAAGTTAACCGTGATGCTTGATAATGTTGCCTTTTTCCAAATGGATAACAACGCTGGTTTACCGTTTAACGACGATTTCTTTTTTATCATGAACATTGCCATGGGTGGCACCTTAGGTGGTGATATCGACCCAGCATTTACTCAAGATACCATGGAAATTGATTATGTGAGAGTTTATCAATAATTAATTTGAGGGTTTTTTAAAAGGTCGGTTTTCCAACATCCGGCCTTTTTACTCCATCCCTTATTCAAATAGCGCTTTGGTCACTTAGTCGCATGCAATACAAACGATTATAATTAATGAACAATACAGTTTTAACAGAAGATAAAAACGTTTCAAACCACAGCCAAAAAGTAAAGAACGGATTGGTGGATTTTGAAGGCGAAACGTATTATAAGATTTCCAATAGTGATGCTATGCGACCATTTTTTATGAGTATCGTTAGCGATTCAAACCATTGGATGTTTATATCTAGCAATGGTGGTTTATCGGCCGGAAGAAAAAATTCTGAATCTTCATTATTTCCTTATTATACCGATGATAAAATCACCGAACTTGCCGATGTTACGGGTAGCAAAACCATCTTTCAAATTCATTTAAAAGGAAAAACCTATGTGTGGGAGCCTTTTTCGGAAAGGCAAACGGGACTTTATCAAATTACCAGAAATATATATAAAAACAAATACGGCAATAAGGTTGTTTTCGAGGAAGTTAACAAAGATTTAAGGCTAACGTTTAGGTATCAATGGAGCTCAAGTAACCAATTTGGTTTTGTAAAAAAATCGACCCTTCAAAATAACTCCGATAAAATTATAAACATCACGTGTTTAGACGGTTTGCAAAATATTTTACCCGCTGGAGTAACTTCCGATATGCAAAACGCATACAGCAATTTGGTTGATGCTTACAAAAAGAATGAGTTATTGCCAGAAGTTGGTTTAGGAATATTTTCGTTAAGTGCCATTATTGTTGACAAGGCAGAACCAAGTGAAGCTTTAAAGGCGAACACGGTATGGTCTGTTGGGGTTGAAAATCCAACATATTTAATATCATCATTGCAACTTAATGATTTTAGAAAAGGACATGCGGTACGGCAAGAAGAAGACATTCGAGCCGAAAAAGGCGCGTATTTTACGGTTTCAAATATAGATTTACAAGCCAATTCAGATGAAAATTGGAGATTTATTGCCAATGTAAATCAAACTATTTCAGGAATTACTCAAATTTCCGAACTCATAAAAAATGAAAACAATATTGTTGGTTTGATTGAAAATGATGTTGATTTGGGTACAGAAAACCTAGTAAAATTAACCACCGCTGCTGATGGTTTGCAAGTAACCGAAGACCCTTTAACAAACACAAGGCACTTTGCAAATACGCTTTTTAACATCATGCGTGGCGGTATTTTTGATGACGATTACAATATTGAAAAACAAGATTTTGTAAAGTACCTCTCAAAAGCCAATAAAAAAGTTTATAACAAAGAACAAAAAACCTTAGACGCTTTACCGGAATTTTTTCAGTTAAAAGATATTAAAGCTTTCGCTGAACAAAGCACGGATAAAGATTTTAAACGCTTGTGTTTCGAATATTTACCATTAAAATTTAGCCGAAGACACGGCGACCCAAGCAGGCCTTGGAACAAGTTTTCAATAAATACAAAGAGTGAAATTGATGGCTCTAAAATTTTAGATTACGAAGGCAATTGGCGCGATATTTTCCAGAATTGGGAAGCGCTTGCACATGCCTATCCAGAATTTATTGAGGGCATGATTCACAAATTTTTAAACGCCACAACTTTTGAAGGTTACAACCCGTACCGCGTAACAAAAGGCGGATTTGATTGGGAAGTTATCGAGGAAGACGATCCGTGGTCGTATATAGGCTATTGGGGCGATCATCAAATTATATACCTTCTAAAGTTTTTGGAGTTTATTGAAAAGCATTACCCAAATAGATTGGAAAAATTATTCAACCAAAATATTTTTGTGTATGCCAATGTGCCCTATAAAATTAAGAGTTACCAAAACACATTATTAAATCCAAAAGACACCATTGATTTCGATTACAAACTGAATGCAAAAATCAATGAAAGAAGAGCAGAAATAGGAGCAGACGGTGCCTTGCTTTTAGATAAAAATGCATCCATTTACAGGGTCAATTTAATTGAAAAATTATTGGCGACCGTATTGGCAAAACTGTCTAATTTTATACCCGAAGGCGGTATTTGGTTAAACACCCAACGCCCCGAATGGAACGACGCCAACAACGCTTTGGTGGGCAACGGTGTTTCTATGGTTACTTTGTATTACTTAAACCGTTTTTTAAATTTCTTTGAAACGGTGGTATCGAACTTGGAAACCGAACAGGTAGAAATATCTTCAGAATTAAGGGTGTTTTTTAATCAAGTGGTTGCCACATTCCAAAATAATAAAAATATACTTTCTGGGCCTATTTCAAATAAAGACAGAAAAACAGTTTTAGATGGTTTAGGAAACGCAGGCAGTACATACAGAAACACAATTTATGAAAACGCTTTTTCAAGCGATAAATCTTCAATAAACAAAACAGAGCTTTTAGAGTTTATTGATGTTACAAAATCGTATTTACAGCACACCATTGCAGCAAACAAACGCGCAGATAATTTATATCATGCCTATAATTTAATGACGGTTGAAAATAACGAAGAAGTTTCCATTTCATATTTATCCGAGATGCTTGAAGGTCAAGTTGCCGTTTTAAGTTCGGGTTATTTGGCGCCAAAAGAAGCCTTGGATTTATTGGACGGATTAAAATCTAGCGCCCTCTTTAGAGCAGACCAATACAGCTATATTTTATACCCGAATAAAGATTTGCCGAGGTTTGATAAAAAGAATAATATTCCTTCTGAAAATGTGGAGAAATCACAATTATTAAAGCAATTGGTTGATGATGGAAACACGCAGATTATCGAAAAAGATATTTTAGGAAACTTCCATTTTAACGGAAACTTTAATAACGCCAATAGTTTAAAAGAAGCGTTGGATGAGTTATCGGATGAAAAATATAAATCGCTAATTGAAAAAGACCAAGCACTCATTTTAGATGTTTTTGAAGATGTTTTTAATCATAAAGCTTTTACAGGGCGCTCGGGAACATTTTTTGGTTACGAAGGATTGGGGTCTATTTATTGGCACATGGTTTCCAAATTGTTATTGGCAGTTCAAGAAAATGTATTGTTAGCTATAAATACCAATGAAAGCGACGAAATAATAGGGCGACTTTTGGACCATTATTACGAAATTCAAGCCGGTATAGGGGTGCATAAATCACCAGAATTATATGGCGCATTTCCAACCGATCCGTATTCGCATACGCCAGCAACTAAAGGCGCACAGCAACCAGGAATGACAGGACAGGTTAAAGAAGATGTGTTGAGCAGATTTGGAGAATTAGGCGTTTTTGTTGAAGACGGAAAACTGTTTTTTAATCCACGATTATTACGGAAATACGAGTTTTTAAAATCATCAAAAACGGTGCAATACACCAGTGTAAATAAAGAAGAGAAGACCATTCATTTGGAGGCCGACGCATTGTGTTTCACCTATTGTCAAATTCCAATAATTTATAAAATTTCAGATAACGAAACCATCAAAGTTGTGTTTAACAATAACACGATTCAAGAGTTTCAAAAATTAAGTTTAGATAAAAACATCTCAAAAATGATTTTTGAAAGAACGGGTGATATTAACCGCATTGAAGTTTCAATTATAAAGTAGAATTTAAAATGACAACAACGCTAAGAAATACATTGATTTTGTCCATTTTAATTGTAATGGCTGGCTGTGGAAATAAGCAAAAAAAAGAAGAAAACAACGTGGCAACAGAAAAACAGATAACAGCAAAAGATATTTTAGGGAATCCTGATTATTTGGCTATTTCTTATGGAGGTTACAGGCAAACGTCGCGGGATATTCAGCCCACGATTGAAGAGCTTAAAGACGATATGAAGATTCTTGCCGCTATGGGTGTAAAAATATTGCGCACCTATAACGTGCAGTTGCAGCAGGCTCCAAACTTGCTAAAAGCTATTAGGCAACTGAAAAACGAAGATTCAAGCTTTGAAATGTATGTTATGCTTGGCGCGTGGATAGATTGTAAAAACGCCTGGACAGACCAAGCCCCAGACCATAATGTGGAAAGCGAGCAAAATGCAGGCGAGATAGATAGGGCGGTAGCATTGGCAAAAGCCTATCCGGATATTGTAAAGGTTATTGCCGTGGGCAACGAAGCCATGGTGCATTGGGCAACCAGTTATTACGTGCAGCCAAGCGTCATTTTAAAATGGGTGAATCATTTACAGGATTTAAAGCAAAAAGGAGAACTTCCTAAAGATTTATGGATTACAAGTTCAGATGATTTTGCCTCTTGGGGCGGTGGCGATACGATTTACCATACACCAGATTTAGAAAAGCTGATTAAGGCCGTAGATTATATTTCTATGCATACCTATCCGTATCATAATTCACACTATAATCCAGAGTTTTGGAAAGTGCCGGAAAATGAGCAAAATTTAACGGATTTAAAAAAGACAGATGCAGCGATGTTGCGGGCTTTTGAGTTTGCAAAAAAGCAATACAATGATGTTTACAAATACGTGAAAAGCATTGATGCATCAAAACCAATTCATATTGGCGAAACAGGATGGGCAACGGTTTCAAATGGGCATTACGGTAAAGATGGGTCTCGTGCTACAGATGAATACAAATCAGGACGCTATTATGAGTTAATGAGGACTTGGACAAACAAAGAAAATATCTCTTGTTTTTACTTTGAAGCTTTTGATGAACCGTGGAAAGATGCCAGAAACCCGTTAGGTTCAGAAAATCATTTCGGACTTTTCAAGGTCGATGGTCAAGCTAAATACGCGCTTTGGGATTTGGTTGATAAGGGTGTTTTTGAAGGTTTAACCAGAAATGGAAACCCTATAACAAAAACCTATGATGGCGATAAAGATGCTTTAATGAAAGACGTTTTGGTGCCGCCAATAAAAGAATAAAGATGAAAAACTATATCGTACTATTTGTAATGCTTTTTGCTTTTGCATCGTGTAAAAACGAAGCGCAAAACCCTGTGGTTTCGGTGAGCGAGCGTCAAATTCTTGTAAACGGTTCACCCTATCTTATAAAAGGAATTTGCTATCATCCTGTTCCAAAAGGAGGCGATAAAAGGGATTTTAGCACCTTAGCCCAAGATTTAGACTTAATGGTCGAGGCGGGCATTAATACCATTCGCATTTATGCGCCTATTGACGATAAAGCCGTTTTAGATGACATTCATGCTGCCGGAATTAAAATAATTTTGGGTTTTGGGTACAACCAAAAAGGAAAGTTCGATATACTTTCAGGAACTTATATCGATTATGTAAATAAGTATAAAAATCACCCGTCCATTTTAATGTGGGAATTGGGTAACGAATACAATTACCATCCGGAGTGGTTCAGAGGCGATATTAAAAATTGGTATATAGCCATGAATGATGCCGCAGACCGTATCCATAAAAACGACAGCAAACATCCCGTAACAACGGCTCACGGCGAGCTGCCCGATGCATTGGCATTGTCAATGAGTCCAAATATCGATGTTTGGGGCATGAATGTGTACCGATGGGACGATCCGTCAACCATTTTTTCGCAGTGGGAAGCTGTTAGCGATAAACCCATGTATTTATCCGAAGCTGGAAGCGATAGCTATATGACGATTTCTAAGGCAGGATTCGAGAAAGGCATTAATGAAAAAGCACAGGCAGCGGCCAACAAAAACATTTTAGATAAAATTTTTGAAAACCAAGACGTTTGCTCGGGTGTTACCATGTTTTCGTTTACCGATGGCTGGTGGAAAGCAGGAAATCCCGATAAGCAAGACATTGGTGGTTGGGCGCCCAACAGTAGCGGCGTACCTTATGATGGAGCACCAAACGAAGAGTTTTGGGGTATTGTGGATATCGAAAGAAACAAAAAAGAAACATTTAGTGTTGTAAAAAATAAATATAATCAGTTAAAAAACTAAGGAAATGAAGCAGTGTAATTATTTAACAATTTTTATAATGGCAATCGTATTATCGAGTTGTAATGTGAAAGATAAGACGTTGGATTTTGAGGTTTACGAAACATCAGAAAGTGGTAATAAGCTAACCAAAATTACCGAATTTAAAACATTGGATAGCGTAGTTAAAATAACTTTAAATCCCGAAAAAACGCTTCAAACCATTACGGGCTTTGGCGGTTCTTTTACGGAGTCTTCAGCTTATTTGCTGAACAAGTTGAGCCAAAAAAACCGCGATACCATTCTGCAAGCTTATTTTGGTGAAGAAGGCGCACGCTATTCATTAACAAGAACCCACATTAGTTCCTGTGATTTTTCATTGAATAATTACACCTACGCACCAGTTGAAGGTGACATGGAATTGGAAAATTTCTCAATTGAAGAAGATCGTGACGATTTAATTCCAATGATAAAAGATGCAATGGCGATTTCAAAAGATGGTTTTAAAATTATAGCCTCACCTTGGACCGCACCACCATGGATGAAAGATAACAATGCCTACGTTGGCGGCAATTTATTGCCAAAATATTACGATACATTTGCCTTGTTTTTCTCAAAATATCTAGATGCTTACAAAGCTGAGGGCATTGATATTTGGGGTGTAACACCTGTTAACGAGCCTCACGGAAATGGCAATAATTGGGAAAGTATGCATTTTACGCCCGAGGAAGAAACGGACTTTGTTCAAAATCATTTGGGACCAAAGCTTGAAGCTGATGGTAAGGGAGCTGTTAATATTCTTGGTTACGATCAAAATAGAGCCGGTTTAAAAGAATGGGTCGATGCCATGTTCGCTACCGATGAGTCTTCAAAATATTTTGCCGGTACTGCCATTCATTGGTACGAGAGCACTTATGATTATTTCCCCGAAGCTTTACAATACGCGCACAACAAGGCACCAGATAAATACTTGATTGAAACCGAAGGCTGTATAGATTCACAAATACCTGTTTGGCAAGACGATGCTTGGTACTGGAAAAAAGAGGCCACAGATTGGGGCTACGATT
Protein-coding regions in this window:
- a CDS encoding family 16 glycosylhydrolase gives rise to the protein MKNIKYYIGMFLALAFVFTSCQDDDISMGELIAPSNVTISAEVIGVDASNPNGDGSGFVDFSATADNEISYHYDFGDGKSEISSTGKITHRYTTTGVNTYTVVVSAIGAGGVKSSTSLEVEVFSSFSDLEAVDMMAGKVIGGTKTWYWASNLPTHVGLGPVEDDYGGGEFAWEAWWNSIGPWDEEKSCMYTNEFVFTRLEEGLTFEQTVGPAFIPGTYAGDLGVAGDTCHDETVATTMFGVKNVSFAPSSSKAALEGSYNEAPYRGTSFEIADGGFMGWFVGAHTYDIISITDDFLIVRIIQTGNGFAWYHKFTSVKPEEGAVEEFESQYNTLVWSDEFDTDGTPDPANWTYDTGAGGWGNQEVQTYTTNAENVTVSGGSLIITAKADGSGGYTSARVKSQGLQAFTYGRVEFRAKLPSSQGTWPALWMLGESFSTVGWPRCGEIDVMEQTGWDKGTTLGTLHWFDTGTNGNASYGETTSIGDASSEFHLYSLEWTEDKLTVMLDNVAFFQMDNNAGLPFNDDFFFIMNIAMGGTLGGDIDPAFTQDTMEIDYVRVYQ
- a CDS encoding RagB/SusD family nutrient uptake outer membrane protein; this translates as MKNIKNSIVLTMILSIFVGCSDVVEFDPHDEYQVTEADYLQTESDYRTMAVSCYTPTQWLNQMVVIGDIASDNAVAGGENASDVLSLQNIDDYDYQLLANNSTLQDLWLSAYEGINRTNYLISYKDVNLLGNTVNFEGKEALFGEVRFLRAYYYFNLVRMFGDVVLFTDRKLGITDFGTLQRSPKAEVYAQIETDLTNAISVLPTSASQQGRITKYAAQALLGKVYLYQEKFDLAAPMLENVVNGPFSLVPNFDDIFLFEGENGPESIYEVQYSNGSPYYNWGGQTRGQGNYAVQQCGVRGLSGSADMPYNAGWSTNLPTQDLAAAYEDGDQRKDATVFDVAAYAADNPSLNVTFQVAPFKNTDLYNKKYLPRKGQTSGQIELNYENNQRIIRFADVLLMAAEANLRASNGSAAKAQTYLDMVRDRAFGDTNHRVTATVQAIWDERRLELAMEGDRFFDLVRTGQAATVLGSGYSTATKGLFPIPQREIDLSGLTQNDGY
- a CDS encoding SusC/RagA family TonB-linked outer membrane protein; the protein is MRHNLFKILTLFFIAYSSAQNVNVSGNVQDDTGYPIPGANVLVKGTNTGTVTDFDGNFIINDVQIGSTLIFSYIGYITQEVVVANSDNLNIQLLPDIAQLSEVVVVGYGTQKVTKVSGAISTVKSESIEKIKPLRVEEALQGSASGVSVIQSGSPGSKPTVLVRGIPSFSGVDPVVIIDGVPQSLDDLNAISSADIQSINILKDAASTAIYGVKGGNGVIVVTTKGGRKNQKTEFNYNTYTGVQSVIRKIGLLNATEYAVMANEGSTVAGGNLIFPDISNLGMGTDWQDEVFKNATVNSHTLSARGGSETVGYFLSAGYLSQGGVVGGDDKSNFNRVNFTANLDFQLTSKLRFLSNTSYANIKSKTIAENSFNSILGNAINFDPTVPVYNNDPNDFATYGYSNLLLSEIFNPVQRLNDTYNENNGNKLYGKFELQYDILDNLKISSRFGYTKWDLVGKSFSPLAYYGPNNVSSQYLPDGTVPMQTVDNGDGTTSTIPSFHNSVSEYTASNFNYTFETFASYNFSLNDVHNFDVVLGLARSKSTGHGFGASRQDVRDNSWAWADISAATGVNTKLNTNAYTGYSYQNLERRNMSFFSRVNYDYKDTYLASFSARRDGSIAFGDDNKFANFFAGSLGWVVTNEDFFNSESINFLKIRGSYGTVGNENVNPQYVGISVGGPSYNSTANSNGYTFGTEFVPGATVNSFSNPTLSWEEQTQYNVGFDATLFDNLSITADYFNKSVEGLLFTDAPPLYAGTSEPVTSNIGSTESKGLDLTLGYRTNGDDFKFNTSFTFTTSKNLVTATNTDGTAFVPGGGYFNGQAHNATRFQKGFTPGYFYGFETNGLFQNQAEIDAHATQTGAQPGDIRFVDINNDGIINDDDKTKIGDPFPDFTLGWNLGFEYKDFDLSMFTYASVGNDIFRAYERNAIYTNKDRSILNRWTGEGTTNDAKNPRYTFADSNSNIRPSDRYIEDGSFIKIKSLILGYTLPENSNNVFSKVRIYAQAKNLLTLTEYTGYDPEISGGILDTGIDRGAYPQARTFLIGLDLKF